The genomic segment GCCAAACTGATATAGATTTTTCTAGGTGGGcaattttatggttaaaatacattttgtttagcCCTCTTTAGCTTAGCTTCTGTGTTGGTACTGCTGTCTGCTTCTCTGAACTGGGGACATGCCAACTGCAGTCTACTGTAGGTGATCCAAAGATAATACTCTGGGGTAACTATTAATAttcttagatagatagatagatagatagatagatagatagatagatagatagatagatagatagatagatagatagatagatagatagatagatagatagatagatagatagatagatagatagatagatagatagatagatagatagatagatagatagatagatagatagatagatagatagagtagtaaaatacaatagaataaaatactgaggtagcataaataaaaactatatgGGGTAACTATTAATattctagatagatagatagatagatagatagatagatagatagatagatagatagatagatagatagatagagagatagatagatagatagatagatagatagatagatagatagatagatagatagatagatagatagagtagtaaaatacaatagaataaaatactgaggtagcataaataaaaacaacaatagaaaaaaaacacagaatagaacaaggacacttaagaagtaaaaaaaaaattgtatgaaGAAAGTCACATTATTTGCAAGTATGTTAAACAATAGCTAGGTTACCTCAGTATACACACTGTCAAACAGGGGTGATGAGGAGTTGAGGGAGCCTTTGAGCTGAGACACCAGAGCCTCAAACTCTCTGAGCTCGATCCTGAGCAGCTCAAAGTCCAGTTTGATGTAGTTGTCAGGACTGCTCTCCAGCATGGCCACTCTCACAGTCAGGTCCAGCAGTTCTCCCAGGAAGATGTCCAGTTTGCCTCCATAGTGGACAAGCTAaaagacacacactcatatactGTAAGGCAATTACTTTCATGCAAATGATATCCTTTATTATTCGTTCTTCAAGGGATCTTTGATTGTTAATGTTactttttaaccattttgtACGGTTAGTCATTGCAACAATGCATTGTATCTTCTATAAAATTACACATAATGACGTATTTCTCATTGTATTCAGTAGGACTCTCAGGCAAGTATTTTACTTATCATTGAATCTCTAAAGGTAATGTTTAATCTGACACTCCAAAAATCCtaatatattcagttttattatcatgtttcataaaaaaaaaaatcaaattcccACATTTAGGAAGCATGAAACCagaatttaagcattttttatgcttaaaaaattataaaaatgagtATTCGGTTATAAAAATAGTTGCTTATTAATTTTCTAATCAACTAACAGCTTAGTCGACTAATCCTTGCAGCTTTAGTTGACACATTGAAGGAATTTAACATAAAGCCAAGAGAACGGCCTCATAgtagtactgtacttaagtagcctacaattttgaggtacttgtactttacttgattatttccattttatgtaactttatacttctactccactacattttgaggcaaatattgtactttttactccactacatttagctgacagcttaagttacttttcatttgtctaatcaatttaaattgattagacttttttctaatttaatcgtataacagtatattaagtaattaaatgagacCTGTTTTcacaaaatcaaaacactgcttacataaaagcatcaacacAAATAATGTAGTAATAcattaagaatatataaaacagtctgagtgtgtccattctgcataacgagtacttttactttgatactttaagtacattttgatgctgatacttttgtacttttacttcagtaagttttgaatgcagcacttttacttttagtggagtcatttcacagtgtggtattagtacttttagttaagtaagggatctgaaaataatatatacatatatatattatataataaaataatatgaaaatattttccaccactggaaatgaGTAAATCCATAGTACATTAGTAACACTGTATGGGCCCTTGTTGATACATACAGTAATGTATGTTTCACAGCAACTTTGCCAAAACAATAATTCCATTTATTTGCATTGTTTTTAAGGAATATCAGTTAACAGTACATACTTACAGCTTTACAATAACAGCAGCAAAATTTCTTCAGtaagtgcaggacttttacttacaaaaaagttactaaaacaaaaaaattatttactCTGACTGTCTGAACTGGAGCACTTCACAATGCAAGAAACATAGAGGATGCTGTTTCATACTCACTTTATTCATGTGGATCTCCAGCTCCAGCCTCAGGTCAGTGGTCGCTTGCTGCATGTGTTGCACTCGGTCAGCAGGGAAGCTGCTGTCGGGCAGGAACACACTGCAAACACACTCCAGGCCTCCACCAGACGTGGTCACATTCCCTGACTCCCAGTCTTCCATTGGCTGCAAGACAACTCAGTTATTGTATTAACATATTACACAGTATTCAATAAGCTTTAACAGCCTTCTTTTAAACTTACAAGCCAAGCCAGAGCAGGGCTCAGAAGGagaaagagcagcagcagggtcTGATGCATTTTGTCTCTGATGGCATTGTGTCTGATTGCTTCTTACTCTTTGGGTTTTCCGCCTCTTATCAGCAAACATAAAGCATGTGACATCATTCCACAGTTGTAACAATTGTGTTTGCATCCTTGAGATCAGGGCAGGTGTGTATATTACACCCCTCAGACCTGGGAATATTGTGTATGGTTGGGTTTTATCCTCAGAGAGTTTGTTTGGTCAGTGACGGAACTTCAGGATGTAAAAACTGCTCACTGCATTCTTTTACCAAAGTACAGAACTGTACGAGACCTAAATTTAGACAAGAAacatgggtaacgctttatattaaggtccttgtaataaccattaattaacaagtaataaggcccttgtaagtccttacaagatgctacAAGATCAGGATTATTAACactattgtgtgtttataagcttatataagtgttaataatggcattacaaacacccatgacccacccattatgtctttgccatgcctttattaatcttattttgtttgcttattgatattaaaatatactttattgctcatctattataagttaactataagatcactatgctttttgcaactactggatctaaagcgagaacaatgccttattacttgttaattaatggttattaaggaccttattataaagcgttaccgaaacgTGTTAATATTTTCCCAAAGCTGTTGAATTTCAGGAACATTTCTGAAGTCTCATAATATTCCCATTTTAAATTACTGTGCATAATGTTGTTATACCACTGGGAACTCACTGTCTGAATCCTGGTTAATTACTTGTCTCCCACTTATATGATGCAGAGTCTCCACATGTAGtctgaaatgacacaaaacttataagctaaaaatacaacaaagctGTTTTGCATTTAGTGttactttaatttatatattccaattTAGGAGTAAATTAATTGGTTGATTATTTTGGGCTGTAGGGTGATCGGTTCAACACTAATCTTAAGCTTTTGTTACATCCTGGTGCACAGCTGAAAATGTTGCAACAATGCAACTTAGCCTTAATTCATCCTGTCCCTCTGGATTGACAGAGCAGACATCAGCGTTGTTTCTCATCTGTTCAGGccttatttataaaaaaaaatctatggtTCAAGCAGACCTCTTGACCTCTTGACCTCTTGACTTTGACACTTTGATGCGTGAATACTAAAAGATATAGTGACTGATTATTGGCTTCCAGTCTGCTGCAGTATTTGCACCTTCTGGACATAAGTTTACAGCTTCAACATACTGtgtatccagtggtggaatgtaactaagtacatttactcaagtactgtacttaattagaattttgaggtacttgtactttgcttgagtatttccattttatgtgactttataattctacttcaccacatttagaggcaaatattgtactttttactccactacatttagctgacagctttagttactttgcaggtcaagatttaacataaaaaacatgatcaatttaaagtgattagaattttttctttaatcaaaccatataaagtatattaagtagctactttgaggaaattaaaacactgcttacataaattcatCAGTAATAATACTCGAAtgctatatttggaatatataaataacaatctgagtgggtccattctacataatgagtatttttacttttgatactttgagtacattttgatacttttgtacttttacttaagtaagttttaaatgcaagacttttacttgtagtgaagttatttaacagtgtggtattattatttttacttaagtaatgaatctgaatactttttccaacacTGTGTGTATCTCAGATTCGATATTCTTTAGATTTTAATGGGCACATATTGTGAAAAAAAGCACTTTTTGAAACactttttcagtgtgtgtgtgtgtgtgtgtgtgtgtgtgtgtgtgtgtgtgtgtgtgtgtacacatacaTAAAAGACAGTCTGCAAGAAGTGCTTTGGGCTTTTTTTCATGAGGGTGGCTTAAGGAGACGGGCACTTAAACACAGCGTTTCATGCAGAAGGTTAGAACAGATGTAATCAGACAGAGTATGAGATAAACAATGTTTCTGgaacatttaaacataaaaataagcataaaatgtcccattttattgtgttattgtgtactATGCAATTTAGATTGATTATATGTATTTGCTTCATGTCTTTGTCCATTTTAAATCTGATGAATGTACAGTAGATTTGATTCATCATTTATATAACTTCATTAGTGTCATATTTGATTGCACACACTGGATCTACTtcagttattttttacttttattgaatTTGTATAAATTGATTATCTGGATCTAATCTTAAATCATgcacacatgtttttttgtctgtcagTAATTTTGTTAtagtattattaaaataattgacACAGTTTGAATGCTtcagtttgattttatttaggAAAAGACAGTAAAGTATAACAGGTCATAGCTTTATAGAGCTGCAGGAACAAAGTGAGTAAATACAGATCGTTCGTATCAATCACAATACGCAGATCACAAAGAGGAGCTATCACTGTTTGTTAAACCTCACGCTGTAGGACACATAGTAGCCGCTGTTGTACATGTAGAGCTTCTGATCAGTTGGATTGTAGTGCAGGTTGGTGTATTTCTCCTGGAACTTGGGGAAGCTGATGCTGAGGTGTTTCTCCTGGTTGGTCTTGGTGTCGAAGGCGTAGTAGATCTCCTCCGTGTTCAGATCCACTGACCTGGTGGCGTACATGACTCCACAGGCCATGAAAGCGTTGCCAGCCAGCTGCTTGAACGCACCAGTGTTCCACTCCTCCTCGACACCAAAAGATTTCTCATCTATTTTAGCGACAACAATCTTACCTTTGTTCCCCTCTGATGCATACAATACCCACAAGCCATTCTCATCAGCTGAAAAGTCCATGTTCTGACTGGCTGAGTAACTATATGAAAACTTTTCACTGGCGGCCGGGATCACTCTGTAGTCATATCTTGAGCTGGTCAGATTCAGTTTGCTCATACTGAAGGGGGAGTTTTTCTGGTAATATATGGTGTTACCGTGAACAATGTAATTGTTACCGGTGCCTACCCACCCATTTGGTATGTCATGCTGTTTGAATGCGGACCTCAGAATCAGCTTTTCATAGTTGGTGTACAAATAGAAGTCATACACATTTGCACTGCTGTATGCACCATAGAAGTACATGGACTCATAGCCTCTAACAGGTTTGGAGTCCTTTCCCCAGCCCCCATACTGATAACTGGCCGCCAAGTGAGCATTCAGTTGGACCACCGTTGGCTTGCTGATGCTCAGGATTCCTGTGTGATTGCAgttgcctgaaaaaaaaaaaaggaaaaatgttaaCACAAGCCCAGCCCAATATCTAGAGTTAGTCCTTTTTTgggatctttgtagttgttgtgtgtcactttaaggtcattttgtgtttttcttggttgttttgtgtctttccgtaataatcttttttaaatttttgttcattttttgtttctatgtaatcattttgtgtctttttgttgtctttttgcatCTCCTTGTGTCTTCTTGCGGTTGTTTAGCATCTCTTTCATAGTAATTTTGTAATTCAGGGCCCCGGACCCATGAGAAActgctaaaacaaaaaaaaaatggctaatGGCCTCACCAATATCTGGCTTGATGATCTCCTGCTCCTTCTGGCACTCCTCCAGCTTCTTCTGCAGCTTAGCGAACTCAATGCGGATCACCTCCAGGTTGCTCTTGTCATAAGTCTCCAGTTGGTTCACGATGAGGGTCATGTTGCGTATCTAGGAATAGAAACACAAATCGTATGGAAATTTAACAGGATAATTTAGATTTTCCtgtgtggttgtatgaggtacttttcCATAGTTAGTGTATTACTTATGGCaccgcccccagtttggagaagcaggcgtATACTGGCACAAAAGATAAGTAATGCACTGATACACTGAAGACGTGGgtcattgtgtgactttagtAAATCTGagcaaacactttaaaacacgACACAATTACACAAACAGAATCAGTAGAGCAGCAACTTCCTTGTTGTGCGagataaaattactgtttcCGTCAATGGACCCTGGTGGCTTTGACAGAAGTAGCCTGTAGATAACAGCTTCTGGTCCCTGAGGGCCTCCTCGAGcaaaactgatattgatttttctaGGTGggccattttatggttaaaatacattttgttttgcctCTTTAGCTTAGCTTCTGTGTTGGTACTGCTGTCTGCTTCTCTGAACTGGGGACATGCCAACTGCAGTCTACTGTAGGTGATCCAAAGATAATACTCTGGGGTAACTATTAATattcatagatagatagatagatagatagatagatagatagatagatagatagatagatagatagatagatagatagatagatagatagatagatagatagatagatagatagatagatagatagacagacagacagatagatagatagatagatagatagatagatagatagataactttattcatccctgaagggaaattcggtcgtcacagcagtccggtattcaagtataataaaatactgtaaaatacaatagaataaaatactgaggtagcataaataaaaacaacaatagaaaaaaacacagaatagaacaaggacactaaagaagttaaaaaaaaaaaagtatgaagaAAGTCACATTATTTGCAAGTATGTTAAACAATAGCTAGGTTACCTCAGTATACAGACTGTCAAACAGGGGTGATGAGGAGTTGAGGGAGCCTTTGAGCTGAGACACCAGAGCCTCAAACTCTCTGAGCTCGATCCTGAGCAGCTCAAAGTCCAGTTTGATGTAGTTGTCAGGACTGCTCTCCAGCATGGCCACTCTCACAGTCAGGTCCAGCAGGTCCTTCAGGTACACCTCCAACATGCCCTCATAACTTGTCATctgaaagagagaagaaataGAAATCAAAGTGATGATGACTCACCAAACCGTTATCATGTAAATGCAGTCGAATCGCCTCCAATCGACTCCAGTCTTAATATGTTTTACTGCACCTTATTCATTTGAATTTCCACCTCCAGGATCAGATCCTTGCTGACTTGCTGCATGTGCTGAACACGGTCAGCAGGGAAGCTGGTTTCAGGCAGATACACATGACAAAGGCACTGGCCTGCATCACCCACTGATGCAGTCACATTGCCAGACTCCCAgtcctccactggctgcaaatacaaagacaaaaaatactacCATTTATATTGATCATAATAAATGACTGATGCATGTCTTAATAGAAAAGACTGGTTACTTACAATCCAGGCCAAAGCAggactgagcagcagcagcagaattgGCACCATTGTGTCTCAGTTTACCTCTCAAGTGTTTCCTTGGTGGCCTGATCGTACGGTTTTTAAAGACAGCTCTTATCATATCGTCACAGACACCTTCTCTCTTCCCATAGTTGTTATTTGAGGTGACTGGAAGAACAGATGTTCATTCACAAGTACCGTATGACTTATGGCATTATCCTTGTTTGCTTACAATAACTTTTGAAGGATCCAACACGCAGGGTTCGATCTGAAAACAGGATGTGGATGAGAAAAATGCCATATGTAGTGAATTCCCGGCAACACATTGTAAGGTTTATGGCCTGTTGACTGAgtgttgcatgtgttttgttagATACTGTAGAAAGAGGTCATCATATCCACCTGCTGACACTGTCTCAGGCTGTGTAATTGGATCTAATCTAATCCAAACAGTTTCATTTATGGTCGATCTTGTTTAACAGGTCATATTAGTTTGTATAGTCATCATCTTAGAGGTTAGCTCTCACTGTTTTGCAagtaaaagaatcaaattgCTTCTTTGTAATGTTTCCTCATCCACATGGTTAGTTGTGTAATCCTGTGCGTATGACTTGGGTGGTGCTCTCATGTGAAAGAGATGATGTGCCACAAGGGAACTATTTTGGAGTGAAATGCTGACTATGCATGAgcaattttttattcattttatcagcaacactgaaaaaaatcacttgtTAAACCTTTGGAGTCCAGGagatttggttcaaatttgtcaactccctatgcattaatttctgtctgtgttaagcatctttcagtcaaagtataaagctgccaggaacacaaaatacaaacaaagacacaggtatctgtggaaatgtaccatttaaaaaaaaatgtatacacacaaaaacagcagaaataataaataaaaaataataaaactaaataaaacgtgtattttcaataaatggatagactccagaaggttaacAGAAAGGTCTGCAGCAGTTGTGGAAAACATATTCAGACTGCTTGCTTAAGTAAAAGAACCAATACAACACTGAAATGACtccacaacaagtaaaagtcctgaattcaaaacttactgaagtaaaagtacttattgtgcagaatggagccaatcagattgttttatatattttctaaatatgttattaaattatttgtattgatgcatttatgtaagcagctttttaattttgcaaagatagggctaattttaactatgTAATATAGGCCTACTGTTAAAAATCTCATCACTTTAACTTTATcacgtttttatgttaaatctcgacctgaaaagtaactaaacttgtcagctaaatatagtgaagtagaagtataaagataTATGAAATGCaaatgctcaagtaaagtacaagtacctcaaaattgtacttaagtacagtacttgagtaaatgtactaagttacattccaccactggttagcAGGTATGACCATAGTAAATATGATTTGtaaaattgaactttttttaaaatctagacTCAAACTCAGTGTGGGTTATCACTCCGATGCAGTTTAGATGTAGATTTCAGGTTGTGCTCATTTTAACGTCTTTGTGCACTGCTGGGTAGATTAATctacagcaatgcatcataAGATCATCATATGTTTGTCCTATGAAAACCACTTTGGGCCTTCTCTAAtcaatttacatacacattCAGTGGACACCAAGGGGataaaaaactgtaatctgaaaagtaactcaagAAGTCAGACAAATACAgagcagtaaaaagtataatatttacctctaagATGTAGTGAAGGAGAATTATAAAGCAGCATGTAATGGAAATACTATGTAAAGTACAATTACCTACaatctgtacttaagtaaagtacttgagtaaagcTATATAAGCATTAGGTTTAGGTTGCATTATTTTCTCATTCCTaatttttggggaaaatatTGCATCCTGCATCTTTCAAAATCAGGTTGTTTATCCCAGCATGCCATTTGACCTGTCATAGTTGAAAAAGGACATGAGCTGGTAATAACATTAACAACCGCTCTGTTCTGTTTAAGTGTGAgagtgagccagcatgcacaataccagGACCCTGAAACTGAAACAGTTATAATATGTCAGCCataaataattgtataattTACACCAAAGTTTTAATTACTGTGACATGTAAAAAGGTCTATTGCACTTATGCatacagtcagtggtggaatgtaactaagtacatttactcaagtactgtacttaagttcaattttgaggcacttctactttacttgagtatttacattttatgtaactttatacttctactccactacattttgaggcaaatattgtagtttgtactccactacatttagctgacagctttagttactttacaggtcgaggtttaacataaagagaattttttttaacataaagacaatttaaagtgattagacattttttcctAATTAAAtcatataacagtatattaagtaattaaattagccctatctttgcaaatttaaaacactgcttacataaaagtatcgatacaaataatctaataatatatttagaatatataaaacaatctgagtgggtcccttctgcataacgagtacttttacttttgatacttaaaatacattttgatactgatacttttgtactttttcttcagtaggttttgaatgcaggacttttacttgaagtggagtaatttcactgtgttgtattggtacttttacttaagtaagggatctgaatactttttccaccactgcatacaaTATATATGAAATGTATTAAGTGGTCAACACTATGGTTGCAGACTGAACATGGATAGTTTTTCTCACAGAGAAAAGGTGAGAAAGTAAACATCATTATAATAAATTCAATGATTTATCCTGCAATACAGCATTTGTAGTTAAGAATCATAGTTTATGCCTAGAAATTCTCATCTAATAGTGGAAATAAATTCCTTCTTTTGTATGGGTGTTTATAGAAGTTACAGTTTATTTCCACATGATCAAATAGCATAATTGTTCTGCAtgtcttatttatttcagtgtcaGAAAATATTATAAAGGCTAATAAAACCATCAGTAGTGGAATTATCTTAACACCACAAGATTGTATGTTGAGTGTATGAGTTTCTCATTTctgtggtggaatgtaagttagtacatttacatttacacatttgtgCTATTTGTAATGTCCTGtagttccattttatgttactttataggttacttctacttctacttcactgagATGAACTTGCaccttttacttcactacattttccgacagctttagttacttttcaacgtatagtttttcataatttttccttttcagtgaaaaccatgtatctccaatctctgtttgtgtttaatatTTATCCAAAAACATCATATATAGCAGCAGAACTCTTACACGGAACATTTTACTGAGTACCTTtactttaaatactttaatagACCATTTGGTGAAAATGCCTGCATAATTTTACAGCAATT from the Centropristis striata isolate RG_2023a ecotype Rhode Island chromosome 16, C.striata_1.0, whole genome shotgun sequence genome contains:
- the LOC131988770 gene encoding olfactomedin-4-like — its product is MVPILLLLLSPALAWIPVEDWESGNVTASVGDAGQCLCHVYLPETSFPADRVQHMQQVSKDLILEVEIQMNKMTSYEGMLEVYLKDLLDLTVRVAMLESSPDNYIKLDFELLRIELREFEALVSQLKGSLNSSSPLFDSLYTEIRNMTLIVNQLETYDKSNLEVIRIEFAKLQKKLEECQKEQEIIKPDIGNCNHTGILSISKPTVVQLNAHLAASYQYGGWGKDSKPVRGYESMYFYGAYSSANVYDFYLYTNYEKLILRSAFKQHDIPNGWVGTGNNYIVHGNTIYYQKNSPFSMSKLNLTSSRYDYRVIPAASEKFSYSYSASQNMDFSADENGLWVLYASEGNKGKIVVAKIDEKSFGVEEEWNTGAFKQLAGNAFMACGVMYATRSVDLNTEEIYYAFDTKTNQEKHLSISFPKFQEKYTNLHYNPTDQKLYMYNSGYYVSYSVRFNKQ